A region from the Manihot esculenta cultivar AM560-2 chromosome 13, M.esculenta_v8, whole genome shotgun sequence genome encodes:
- the LOC110629117 gene encoding CLIP-associated protein codes for MEEALELARAKDTKERMAAVERLHQLLEASTKSLSSSETTSLVDCCLDLLKDNNFKVSQGALQALASAAVLSGEHLKLHFNALVPAAVERLGDAKQPVRDAARRLLLTLMEVSSPTIIVERAGSYAWTHRSWRVREEFARTVTSAIGLFAATELPLQRVILPPILQMLSDPNPGVREAAILCIEEMYTQAGPQFRDELHRYHLPMSMMKDINARLEKIEPQVRSSDGPTGNFATGEMKPMTLNPKKSSPKAKNSAREMSLFGGESDVTEKPIEPIKVYSEKELIREIEKIASTFVPEKDWSIRIAAMQRVEGLVLGGAADYSCFRGLLKQLVGPLSTQLSDRRSSIVKQACHLLCFLSKELLGDFEACAEMFIPALFKLVVITVLVIAESADNCIKTMLRNCKVSRMLPRIADCAKNDKNAVLRARCCEYALLILEYWADAPEIHRSADLYEDLIRCCVADAMSEVRSIARMCYRMFAKTWPERSRRLFSCFDPVIQRIINEEDGGLHKRHASPSLRDRSAQLSFTSQASIPSNLPGYGTSAIVAMDRTSSLSSGTSLSSGLMSQAKTLGKGAERSLESVLNASKQKVNAIESMLRGLEVSDKQNPSALRSSSLDLGVDPPSSRDPPFPATVPASYHLTNSLTSESTATSISKSGNRNGGLVLSDIITQIQASKDSAKLSYQSSMATETSSAFSSYSAKRASERLQERGSIEENNDIREARRFANPHVDRHYLDMPYKDVNIRDSQNSHIPNFQRPLLRKHVTGRMSAGRRSYDDSQLSFGEMSNYVEGPSSLTDALSEGLSPSSDWNARVAAFNYVRSLLQQGPKSIQEVIQNFEKVMKLFFQHLDDPHHKVAQAGLSTLADIIPACRKPFESYMERILPHVFSRLIDPKELVRQPCSTTLEIVSKTYSVDTLLPALLRSLDEQRSPKAKLAVIEFAINSFNKHAINSEGSGNTGILKLWLAKLTPLAHDKNTKLKEAAITCIISVYSHYDPTAVLNFILSLSVEEQNSLRRALKQYTPRIDVDLMNFLQNKKERQRPKSSYDPSDVGTSSEDGYIGVPKKSQFFGRYSAVSIDGDGGRKWSSTQESTLITGSIGQADPDETLENLCQNFENSSSVDIHSSKTTDFSYMVNSNLQNVEPQACLLENVDKSLNLESFSTRHLDVNGLMNSEALVGAEGIQHENDDSLDLDLNHHKPGAVKINFFSDSGPSIPQILYLICNNNDESPAKRGALQQLIEASIANDHSVWSKYFNQILTAVLEVLDDTESSIRELALSLIVEMLKNQKSAMEDSVEIVIEKLLHFMKDAVPKVSNEAEHCLSILLSQYDPFRCLSVIVPLLVTEDEKTLITCINCLTKLVGRLSQEELMTQLPSFLPAVFEAFGNQSADVRKTVVFCLVDIYIMLGKVFLPYLEGLNSTQLRLVTIYANRISQARTGTSVDGSHD; via the exons ATGGAGGAGGCGCTGGAACTGGCGCGTGCCAAGGACACCAAGGAGCGAATGGCTGCAGTTGAGAGGTTGCACCAGCTTCTAGAAGCTTCCACGAAGAGTTTGAGTTCCTCCGAAACCACTTCTCTAGTCGATTGCTGCTTGGATCTTTTGAAAGATAATAATTTCAAGGTATCTCAAGGTGCTTTACAGGCTTTGGCTTCGGCTGCCGTGTTGTCCGGTGAGCATTTGAAGTTGCATTTTAATGCGCTTGTCCCCGCCGCCGTTGAGCGGTTAGGCGATGCTAAACAACCAGTTAGAGACGCTGCCAGACGGCTCTTGCTCACTCTCATGGAG GTTTCTTCGCCAACAATCATTGTTGAGAGAGCAGGCTCTTATGCCTGGACGCATAGAAGCTGGAGGGTTCGTGAAGAATTTGCAAGGACAGTCACATCAGCAATTGGCCTTTTTGCAGCTACTGAGCTTCCTCTTCAACGGGTTATCCTCCCACCG ATTTTGCAGATGTTGAGTGATCCAAATCCTGGTGTGAGGGAAGCTGCTATATTGTGTATTGAG GAGATGTATACACAGGCAGGGCCTCAATTCCGTGATGAACTTCACCGTTATCATCTTCCTATGTCTATG ATGAAAGATATTAATGCTAGACTAGAGAAGATTGAACCACAAGTACGCTCTTCAGATGGACCAACAGGTAATTTTGCTACTGGTGAGATGAAGCCTATGACCCTTAACCCCAAGAAAAGTAGTCCAAAGGCCAAGAATTCTGCAAGGGAGATGTCTCTTTTTGGAG GAGAAAGTGATGTCACAGAGAAGCCCATTGAGCCAATTAAGGTCTACTCAGAAAAGGAGCTAATTAGGGAAATTGAGAAGATTGCTTCTACATTTGTTCCAGAAAAGGATTGGTCCATACGAATAGCTGCCATGCAGAGAGTTGAAGGTCTTGTTTTAGGAG GTGCTGCTGATTACTCATGTTTTCGTGGACTTCTAAAGCAACTTGTTGGCCCTCTAAGCACACAGTTATCTGATCGAAGGTCCAGCATAGTAAAGCAG GCTTGCCATCTGTTATGCTTTTTATCAAAGGAACTCTTGGGAGATTTTGAGGCGTGTGCTGAGATGTTCATTCCT GCTCTTTTCAAGCTGGTTGTGATTACTGTACTTGTAATTGCAGAGTCTGCAGATAACTGCATAAAAACG ATGTTGCGCAACTGCAAAGTTTCCCGTATGCTTCCTCGCATAGCTGATTGTGCAAAGAATGATAAAAATGCAGTACTTCGTGCAAG GTGTTGTGAATATGCATTACTGATACTAGAATATTGGGCTGATGCTCCAGAAATACACCGCTCAGCTGATCTTTATGAAGATCTGATTAGGTGTTGTGTTGCAGATGCAATGAGCGAG GTGCGATCAATTGCAAGAATGTGCTATAGAATGTTTGCAAAAACTTGGCCAGAGCGTTCCCGCCGcttattttcatgttttgatcCTGTAATTCAGCGG ATTATTAATGAAGAGGATGGGGGCTTGCATAAGCGACATGCTTCTCCTTCCCTCCGAGACAGAAGTGCACAGTTATCATTTACCTCTCAAGCATCTATTCCTTCAAATTTACCTGGATATGGAACGTCTGCAATTGTTGCAATGGATAGAACCTCAAGCTTGTCCTCTGGAACATCTCTCTCTTCTGGCTTGATGTCTCAAGCAAAGACCCTAGGTAAAGGTGCTGAACGTAGTCTGGAGAGTGTACTGAATGCAAGTAAACAGAAGGTCAATGCAATTGAAAGCATGCTTAGAGGTTTGGAAGTATCAGACAAACAGAATCCTTCAGCTCTTCGGTCATCTAGTTTGGATCTAG GAGTTGACCCTCCATCATCTCGTGATCCACCATTCCCTGCTACTGTTCCAGCTTCTTATCATCTCACAAACTCTCTGACTTCAGAATCAACTGCCACTAGCATCAGTAAAAGTGGTAACCGCAATGGTGGCCTGGTTTTGTCTGATATTATCACTCAAATTCAAGCTTCCAAAGATTCTGCTAAATTATCATATCAAAGTAGCATGGCAACTGAGACTTCCTCTGCATTTTCATCATACTCAGCTAAGAGGGCTTCTGAGAGACTCCAAGAAAGAGGTTCCATTGAAGAGAACAATGACATTAGGGAAGCTAGGAGATTTGCAAATCCACATGTTGACAGACACTATTTAGATATGCCTTACAAAGATGTAAACATCAGGGATTCGCAGAACAGTCACATTCCCAACTTTCAGAGGCCACTTCTAAGAAAGCATGTAACTGGACGAATGTCTGCTGGGAGGAGAAGTTATGACGACAGCCAACTCTCATTTGGGGAGATGTCAAATTATGTAGAAGGCCCTTCATCACTCACTGATGCACTGAGTGAGGGACTCAGTCCAAGTTCTGACTGGAATGCAAGAGTTGCTGCTTTTAATTATGTCCGGTCTTTGCTGCAGCAAGGGCCTAAAAGTATTCAAGAAGTGATCCAGAACTTTGAGAAGGTAATGAAATTGTTTTTCCAGCACTTGGATGATCCCCACCATAAAGTTGCACAAGCAGGTCTTTCAACACTTGCAGATATCATTCCCGCCTGCCGAAAGCCCTTTGAGAGTTACATGGAAAGGATCTTACCTCATGTTTTTTCTCGATTAATTGACCCCAAGGAACTAGTTAGGCAACCTTGCTCAACAACTCTGGAAATAGTCAGCAAAACTTACAGTGTGGATACTCTCTTACCAGCTTTGCTCCGTTCACTAGATGAACAGAGATCACCGAAAGCAAAATTGGCTGTTATTGAGTTCGCTATCAATTCCTTTAACAAACATGCAATAAATTCTGAAGGTTCTGGTAACACAGGCATTCTAAAACTGTGGTTGGCTAAGCTGACGCCGCTAGCCCATGATAAAAATACTAAGCTCAAGGAGGCAGCTATCACATGCATTATATCAGTTTATTCCCACTATGATCCAACAGCTGTCCTTAATTTTATTCTTAGTTTGTCAGTTGAAGAACAGAATTCACTGAGACGAGCCCTTAAACAGTACACTCCTCGTATTGATGTGGACCTAATGAATTTTTTACAGAACAAGAAAGAGCGACAGCGTCCTAAGTCCTCTTATGACCCATCTGATGTTGGAACATCTTCAGAGGACGGATATATTGGCGTGCCAAAGAAAAGTCAGTTCTTTGGAAGGTATTCTGCTGTTTCCATTGATGGTGATGGTGGCAGGAAGTGGAGTTCTACCCAAGAATCAACCCTGATCACTGGAAGTATTGGCCAAGCAGATCCTGATGAAACTTTGGAGAACTTGTGTCAGAATTTTGAGAATAGTTCTAGTGTTGATATTCATAGTTCAAAAACTACGGATTTTTCTTACATGGTCAATTCTAACCTACAGAATGTGGAACCCCAGGCTTGCCTTCTTGAAAATGTGGACAAAAGCCTAAATTTGGAGAGTTTCTCTACTCGTCATCTGGATGTTAATGGATTGATGAATTCTGAAGCTTTGGTGGGTGCTGAAGGCATTCAGCATGAAAATGATGACTCGTTGGACTTGGACCTTAATCATCATAAGCCTGGAGCTGTAAAGATCAACTTTTTTTCAGATTCAGGTCCTAGCATTCCTCAAATTCTTTACCTG ATTTGTAATAATAATGATGAAAGTCCTGCAAAGCGTGGTGCTCTTCAGCAGTTAATTGAAGCATCTATCGCTAATGATCACTCTGTTTGGTCCAAG TACTTCAATCAAATTTTGACAGCTGTCCTTGAGGTGTTGGACGATACAGAGTCCTCAATCCGGGAACTTGCTCTTTCACTGATTGTTGAAATGCTCAAAAACCAG AAAAGTGCCATGGAAGATTCAGTTGAGATTGTGATCGAGAAGCTGCTTCATTTTATGAAGGATGCTGTTCCAAAA GTTTCTAATGAAGCTGAGCACTGCCTGAGCATCTTGTTATCACAGTACGACCCATTCAGATGTTTAAGT GTCATTGTCCCTTTGTTGGTTACTGAGGATGAGAAAACTCTGATTACATGCATAAACTGTTTGACAAAG CTCGTGGGCCGGCTGTCACAAGAGGAGCTAATGACTCAGTTGCCATCATTTTTGCCTGCTGTTTTTGAAGCTTTTGGAAATCAGAGTGCAGATGTTCGCAAG ACTGTTGTTTTTTGCCTGGTAGACATTTATATTATGCTTGGGAAAGTATTTTTGCCATACTTGGAGGGGCTTAACAGCACACAGCTGCGTTTGGTGACTATATATGCTAACCGGATATCACAAGCGAGAACAGGTACCTCTGTAGATGGTAGCCATGATTAG
- the LOC110629414 gene encoding two-component response regulator 24: MEFAEAAGGKRNIRALVVDDDTTIRTIHCRLLQNLGIQDLDVAINGKEAIDIHCSGRNFHLILMDLEMPIINGIEATKQLRAMGVRSTIAGVSTWSSEQRVQEFMQAGLDDYQAKPLTSAKLISILNKINIK, from the exons ATGGAGTTTGCAGAAGCTGCAGGTGGGAAGCGAAACATAAGAGCATTAGTAGTGGATGATGACACCACCATTCGAACCATTCACTGCAGGCTCTTGCAAAATCTTGGCATACAAGATCTTGATGTGGCCATCAATGGCAAGGAAGCTATTGATATCCATTGCTCTGGCAGAAACTTTCACCTCATTCTCATGGACTTGGAGATGCCTATCATCAACGGAATTGAg GCAACCAAGCAGCTACGTGCCATGGGCGTACGCAGCACCATTGCTGGTGTATCAACTTGGTCCAGTGAACAACGAGTGCAAGAATTCATGCAAGCTGGTTTGGATGATTACCAAGCGAAGCCTTTGACAAGTGCTAAGCTCATTTCCATACTCAACAAGATCAACATAAAATGA